In the genome of Candidatus Thermoplasmatota archaeon, one region contains:
- a CDS encoding MEMO1 family protein has product MIRRPVAAGSFYEGNAEMLSKQIEKCFLDGRGPGKLPEIRKRKGKIKGCIVPHAGYVFSGPIAAHVYTEIAEDGFPDSFIIVGPNHTGYGLGVALMAEGEWETPLGNVKIDENVARKICGGIVDEDEMAHLYEHSIEVQLPFLQFLNPDFSFVPLCMGIQDYNTAIEVGERLAGAPDALLIASTDFSHVGTGYGQFSPAGIPVNEWASVQDKKAIDAIRSMDIRYFMETVENNNISMCGYGCVAAVMAAAKKLGARKARLLKYSTSYDVYPSDSCVGYGAIVIE; this is encoded by the coding sequence ATGATAAGAAGGCCAGTAGCTGCTGGGAGCTTTTATGAGGGAAATGCTGAAATGCTTTCGAAGCAGATTGAAAAATGCTTTCTGGACGGGCGAGGACCGGGGAAATTGCCGGAGATCAGAAAACGGAAAGGAAAAATAAAGGGATGCATTGTGCCCCATGCGGGGTATGTTTTCTCCGGCCCAATTGCTGCCCATGTTTACACCGAGATAGCAGAAGATGGATTTCCCGATAGTTTTATTATCGTTGGCCCGAACCATACTGGCTACGGGTTAGGTGTGGCTTTGATGGCTGAAGGGGAATGGGAAACGCCTCTTGGCAATGTTAAAATTGATGAAAATGTTGCAAGGAAGATATGCGGCGGCATAGTCGATGAAGACGAGATGGCCCATCTTTATGAACATTCCATCGAAGTTCAGCTCCCGTTTCTCCAATTTTTGAACCCCGATTTTTCTTTTGTTCCGCTATGTATGGGCATCCAGGATTACAATACGGCAATTGAAGTTGGAGAAAGGCTGGCAGGTGCACCAGATGCATTACTGATAGCAAGCACTGACTTTTCTCATGTCGGAACGGGATACGGGCAGTTTTCACCTGCCGGCATACCTGTAAATGAGTGGGCATCAGTGCAGGATAAAAAAGCGATAGATGCGATACGTTCAATGGATATACGCTACTTTATGGAAACGGTGGAGAACAATAACATATCTATGTGCGGATACGGATGTGTGGCTGCCGTGATGGCTGCAGCAAAAAAATTGGGTGCAAGGAAGGCAAGATTGCTGAAATACTCAACGTCATACGACGTTTATCCTTCTGACTCCTGTGTGGGTTATGGGGCAATTGTGATAGAGTGA
- a CDS encoding response regulator has product MGKRILIVEDERDMQDLMKIYINKAEIDVELHSAFTGEDGVKMYEDMSNAGKKPDLVIMDLKLPGVDGVETTKRIMNLDGDARIYGFTAFFDTKWANELKDAGAKGVIPRPIGFEGFVGELKKILGT; this is encoded by the coding sequence ATGGGTAAAAGGATATTGATCGTTGAGGACGAAAGAGATATGCAGGATTTGATGAAGATTTACATTAATAAGGCAGAAATTGATGTTGAGTTACACTCCGCATTCACCGGTGAGGATGGAGTCAAGATGTATGAAGACATGTCCAATGCGGGAAAAAAGCCTGATCTGGTCATCATGGATTTAAAGCTGCCGGGCGTAGACGGCGTAGAGACTACAAAGCGTATAATGAACCTGGACGGGGATGCACGCATATACGGATTCACTGCATTTTTTGATACCAAGTGGGCCAATGAGCTGAAAGATGCAGGTGCGAAAGGGGTGATACCCCGGCCAATAGGCTTTGAGGGTTTTGTGGGGGAGTTGAAGAAAATACTGGGAACGTAA
- a CDS encoding prefoldin subunit beta: protein MSVKFEDLPPQVQNQLQQLQQFQQQLEITIQQRQQIKIRIKDIENALEELEKADKDALVFKNVGPILIKADEKDVAKELQDTKENLEVRKKTMEKQEQRVKEKIEEIQAKIQGALSPQTG, encoded by the coding sequence ATGTCCGTAAAATTTGAAGATTTGCCACCACAGGTACAGAACCAATTGCAGCAGCTACAACAGTTTCAGCAGCAATTGGAAATTACCATCCAGCAACGCCAACAAATAAAAATAAGAATTAAAGACATAGAAAACGCACTTGAGGAACTGGAAAAGGCGGATAAGGATGCCCTGGTGTTCAAAAACGTTGGCCCTATCCTGATAAAAGCGGATGAAAAAGATGTTGCCAAAGAACTGCAGGATACTAAAGAGAATCTCGAGGTAAGGAAGAAGACAATGGAAAAACAGGAGCAGAGAGTGAAAGAGAAGATAGAAGAGATACAGGCAAAAATACAGGGTGCTCTATCACCCCAGACGGGATGA